A single genomic interval of Salinarchaeum sp. IM2453 harbors:
- a CDS encoding phosphatase PAP2 family protein: MSNGDWHPVFEDAILETIVHGTPEAIGIVLTVLTHLGSVYVVVPAVILAYFWAPNRMATWIATVCGYYGLMGGIKSLNSADRPPIVADVSAEWFPGVFSWLHGHGAGITTTSFPSGNAMIATAIITLMIFDLRISTLRNRALVGAAVIGLVGYSRLALAVHYPIDVIGGIALGIILAGTVVSTRRHFDRGTLAVFAFAAALAFFGVWVHSNGFAVPAWEGILGSNRNIALGGAVGGMVTLYLGQRTDWQFNVSGKTTMPVFAGAGVLLSIAYAIHTSITHPLVTMLWAGVAFGIILIVPHLIRKETQRLTSAPQTHS; this comes from the coding sequence ATGTCTAACGGTGATTGGCATCCTGTGTTTGAGGATGCAATTTTGGAGACAATTGTACATGGAACTCCCGAAGCAATTGGCATAGTTCTCACCGTACTCACACATCTTGGTAGCGTCTATGTCGTCGTTCCAGCCGTTATTCTCGCATATTTTTGGGCCCCGAACCGTATGGCTACATGGATCGCGACAGTATGTGGATACTACGGGCTGATGGGTGGGATCAAGTCTCTAAACTCAGCTGATCGTCCGCCAATAGTTGCTGATGTTAGTGCAGAGTGGTTTCCCGGTGTTTTCTCATGGCTGCATGGCCATGGAGCAGGAATAACCACAACAAGCTTCCCAAGCGGAAATGCAATGATCGCAACGGCAATTATTACTCTGATGATCTTTGACCTTCGAATCAGTACCCTTCGAAATCGTGCTCTCGTCGGAGCTGCTGTTATTGGTCTTGTCGGTTATTCACGCCTTGCCTTGGCTGTGCACTATCCTATTGATGTTATTGGCGGGATTGCACTGGGGATAATTTTAGCTGGAACTGTTGTTAGCACCCGCCGACACTTCGACCGTGGTACATTAGCTGTATTTGCGTTCGCTGCAGCCCTCGCGTTCTTTGGTGTATGGGTTCATAGTAACGGATTTGCTGTTCCAGCTTGGGAGGGAATACTCGGAAGCAACCGCAACATTGCCCTTGGAGGTGCAGTTGGTGGAATGGTCACCCTGTATCTTGGGCAGCGGACAGACTGGCAGTTTAATGTTAGCGGAAAGACAACTATGCCTGTTTTTGCAGGAGCTGGTGTTCTCCTTTCGATTGCGTATGCTATTCATACCTCCATCACCCATCCGCTTGTGACAATGTTGTGGGCCGGGGTAGCATTTGGAATTATCCTTATCGTCCCTCATCTAATTCGAAAAGAAACCCAGCGACTAACTTCAGCACCACAAACTCATTCCTGA
- a CDS encoding DUF4870 domain-containing protein: protein MENKSLPPADSYRPRIFAAGIHLLALLTWIIGPLVVMWLSRSDYLKEHARHAANWQLTFGIGMYVAGFLSGIAVLFSDFRPAIWGPIIGLIMLGGTLLFTAVAVVRALQGKVWEYPVAFRIKETTSVSRTF, encoded by the coding sequence ATGGAAAACAAGTCTTTACCGCCCGCGGATTCTTATCGTCCTCGGATCTTTGCAGCAGGTATTCACCTTCTTGCTTTGCTCACTTGGATAATTGGTCCACTTGTTGTTATGTGGCTCTCCCGGTCCGATTATCTAAAAGAACATGCCAGACACGCTGCAAACTGGCAACTGACCTTCGGTATAGGGATGTATGTTGCCGGATTCCTTTCTGGCATTGCAGTCTTATTCTCTGACTTTCGCCCGGCAATCTGGGGGCCAATAATCGGTCTTATCATGCTTGGTGGAACATTACTGTTTACAGCAGTCGCCGTCGTGCGCGCACTACAAGGCAAAGTATGGGAATATCCTGTTGCATTCCGAATCAAAGAGACCACCTCGGTATCACGGACATTTTAG
- a CDS encoding DUF63 family protein: MDYDRATAERVWLAITGGIAVVLVFGSIFAERLVYDRFIWQYFWGPVVADGKGEDCVARQDGETVVPETCTTAEGIVAEPGYTVISTASYGIVLVLLLIGVYFLAVRLDIGDSLSIIYALFPFVLLGGVLRTVEDASLAVLEETGTAAIAFPYSAILISPLIYFFMFALALSALGISIVLVRQGIARRYEYPLAGIGSMLLGGGLAYLGYLAVTTEALGFTLSFLVITLVGATAITAVAWIVIDRYFPVVNSGTGYVGAVIIWGHAVDGVANVLSLDWAATFDLPEYGPKHVINSAVQDITAVVQPTWLSDMIGVTWPFLPLKVIAAAIVVYAFNDELYDELPRYTVIMLLAVLAVGLGPGTRDMLRATFGI; this comes from the coding sequence ATGGACTATGATCGTGCTACCGCTGAGCGAGTTTGGTTAGCTATTACTGGTGGAATAGCGGTAGTATTAGTTTTCGGGTCAATATTCGCTGAACGACTCGTATATGATCGATTTATTTGGCAATACTTCTGGGGTCCCGTTGTCGCAGATGGGAAAGGAGAGGATTGTGTTGCACGTCAGGACGGGGAAACAGTAGTTCCAGAAACATGCACAACAGCAGAGGGAATCGTTGCAGAACCTGGATATACAGTTATTTCAACAGCAAGCTATGGGATAGTGTTGGTATTGCTATTGATTGGTGTGTACTTTCTTGCCGTCCGATTAGACATCGGAGACTCATTGAGTATCATATATGCTCTGTTTCCATTTGTACTGTTAGGGGGGGTACTGCGGACGGTTGAAGATGCGAGTTTAGCTGTACTTGAAGAAACAGGAACTGCTGCAATTGCATTCCCTTACTCTGCCATTCTGATCAGTCCACTGATCTATTTTTTCATGTTTGCTCTTGCGTTGTCTGCGTTGGGTATTAGTATTGTGCTGGTAAGACAAGGAATAGCCAGACGGTATGAGTATCCTCTTGCTGGGATTGGATCAATGCTATTAGGCGGAGGCTTAGCGTATCTGGGTTATCTAGCAGTTACAACCGAGGCACTTGGATTTACTCTCTCATTTCTCGTTATAACGCTTGTAGGAGCAACAGCCATTACTGCTGTAGCTTGGATTGTTATTGATCGATATTTCCCTGTTGTAAACTCTGGGACAGGATACGTTGGTGCAGTAATTATCTGGGGACATGCAGTTGACGGGGTTGCAAACGTACTCAGTCTTGACTGGGCAGCAACGTTTGATTTACCGGAGTACGGGCCTAAACATGTTATCAACAGTGCTGTACAGGATATTACTGCGGTAGTTCAGCCGACATGGCTATCGGATATGATCGGAGTTACGTGGCCGTTTCTGCCGTTGAAAGTGATTGCAGCTGCTATTGTAGTCTATGCTTTCAACGACGAGCTATATGATGAATTGCCTCGATATACAGTTATTATGTTACTTGCTGTCCTTGCGGTCGGGCTTGGGCCAGGAACTCGTGACATGCTTCGGGCTACCTTCGGAATATAG
- a CDS encoding universal stress protein, with protein sequence MMYHLLLPIDESNHRAKKTVNTVRDFPTDSDNLRSTILYVSENGATEAPESVTTAAAQLEEAGCEVETTIKNGYPPEEIVNQVEELDVDHVLMVGREKTTSGKILFGSATESVMESVDVPVTVVKE encoded by the coding sequence ATGATGTACCACCTCCTCTTACCAATCGACGAAAGTAACCATCGTGCAAAGAAAACGGTAAATACTGTTCGTGACTTTCCGACTGACTCTGATAATCTTCGGTCAACGATTCTCTATGTATCTGAAAACGGTGCCACCGAAGCTCCAGAAAGCGTTACCACAGCCGCTGCCCAACTGGAGGAAGCAGGATGTGAAGTTGAGACTACTATTAAAAATGGGTATCCTCCAGAAGAAATCGTGAACCAAGTTGAGGAGTTGGATGTTGATCATGTCCTGATGGTTGGACGCGAAAAGACAACTTCAGGAAAGATTCTCTTTGGTAGTGCAACAGAATCTGTCATGGAATCTGTCGATGTACCCGTTACGGTTGTCAAAGAATAG